TAAGTAGTGCAGTGTGTTGTCATGCTGCATTAGTATTTCTTTGGCTATGTTCGAAATgacatactaacatactactgtacttgctatttctgcagtatgtaacACGTATATTGTGTGTATGCATGAAATACAAGGAAAGCCTACCATTTGGCCTGGATTTACCAAAATGTGCTGTATACAACAGAGCATACTGCGCTGGttactgtatcccacaatgtaATGCATTCAACGTGACCTTGGACTCTTTTCACTTTTCTGGGTTTGGAACGCTTAAGTAAACAACAGCAGGTTAAACTTCTATAGCGGTGAATAAGATACCaaagcaaattttattttttgcattcccatttgctccaacagcaaaagaaaaatctACTATTACAgtacatttccacaactttcctaaaagaggaaaaaaatatatagagcaGTGGATTATGACAGTCAAAataaagatgccaaatttactgccactccctcagcagctgcgTCTGCAACCCCATCACGTTGAATTTTAATGAATGTCAGGgtaataacacaaagaataatgtcaaaaatttccattaaataatacaaaaatgtaaaatatgaaaaagtttgctagatttacactgctaaattgcaggaaatgcatcatcacagtctgtgaaaatggTCAGTTGCCTTGTGACGAATTAATCGCCAAAAGCTAAATCAtgttacacaaaattggatttcaGATGCAAAATTACCTTTTCTATTTCCGAGGTGTTAAATGGACACtaattactgaattaaacatgcaaaatgtTAAGGACATGtcacaacaatgtagcatactgcggtttaaaatgttaaagggatagttcacccaaaaatgaaaattctttcatcagccctcatgccatcccagatgtgtatgactttctttcttctgctgaacaacaaaaacaaagatttttataagaatatctcagctctgtaggtgttcaatgcaagtgaatggaggtcagaactttgaagcaacaaaaaggacaaaaaggcagtataaaatgaatccattagactccatattttcagaagcaatatgataggtttgggtgagaaacagatcaagtcctttttttcctataaattatcttccctgcccagtaggtggcgatatgcacaaagaatgtaaatcaccaatcacaaaagtagaagaatattaaagttgagatttatagtaaaaaaggtattaaatatttatctgtttctcacctacacctatcatttcacttctgaagacatggattataccactggagttgtatggattgctttatgctgcctttatatgctttttggagcttcaaagttctggccaccattcacttgcactgaatggacctacagatgtttttctaaaaatctttgtttgtgttctgcagaagaaagatactcatatacatctgggatggcatgaggatgagtaaatgatgagagaattttcatttttgggtgaactatccctataaatgTTGCAAATACTATTTATAAATAATAGTAGGCAGTAGGCAATGTATACTGCTCAGTATACGTGAAGCAGCACACAAGCATTGCATTCCACATAGCCTTCATTGCAGCATATGTGGATTTGTaacactgttttcttttttctttgctgAAGCTTGATATCTCCACGCATCAAAATAAAAGGAGGAAAATGGTCACCATGGCAACCACAGTGACCCCTGAGCCCCTTACTGCCCTCTCTCGGTGGTACCTGTACGCCATCCATGGCTACTTCTGCGAAGTCATGTTCACGGCTGCCTGGGAGTTTGTGGTCAACTGCAACTGGAAGTTTCCCGGTGTGACGAGCGTCTGGGCACTCTTCATCTACGGCACATGCATCCTGATCGTAGAACGCATGTATCTCTGCCTGCGGGACCGATGCAACGTCCTTCTCCGCTGCATTATTTACACGTTGTGGACATACTTGTGGGAATTTGGCACAGGTCTGCTACTTAGGCAGTTCAATGCTTGTCCTTGGGACTACTctgagtttaaatataatttcatgGGCCTGATCACGGCAGAGTACGCCCTGCCCTGGTTCTGTGCTTCGCTCATTGTAGAACGCCTAGTGATACGCAACACGCTGCGATTGCGCTTTGATGAGGCTGCCGAGCCTTTTCAGGCCGAAGAACATTTGGATAGAGGTGGTGAAGGAAGGGGAGGAGGAGAACGAAGAGGAAGAGGGGCCACCAGTGCTAACGGGTATGTGAAGGTGGATTAAAGCAACAGACGGCCCCATTCCTCTCAAAAATATGAGTTCACTGCAACCCTATCCCGTCACACACAACTCTTATCCACACATCTCTCTGTCTTTCCCCCACATGCTTTTGGGGAGAGATTTGCTCGGAAACAGCTGGCGTAGCTCCACCAAAAGACAATTGGACGAGGAACTGTCTGATTTAATCTTTTGTCCAGCTGGTGTCCTTCTCTCACGTGGAGAAACATTCAGGTGGCACAGTAGTGCCCAAAACTAACTGCCCTGCCTTTGGGCATTAGCACGTAGCTGTTCTAGGTTTGTCAGTAGGAGTGGTGCCTGGTGACAAACAGAGAACTAACCCTGCACCTATCCCAGTACCATACCTCTCAAACCAGTCCATCCACTTCAGAAACTCTGGGAGGAGACAAATGACTCGTGTTCCCTTGAGGATGTCATCTCAATAATATGGAAACCTGAACACAGGACACATCATTCGTAGagagacaaaaataaatatatcaagTCCTTTTTAGAATATATACAGCGcccattatatatactgtatgtagtagcAAAAGCAAATAACTGTTAGAATAAAAGCAAACCTTTTGGATGTTAGTTTGTGGTATTTATCTAAATGTAGTTTGAATTacttttgaattgtaataatatataaaatattgcattgtatgtactgtatacccTAAAGCAATGCCTTGTACTTGACTTTTTATATTCTTCAGAAATATTCAGTGCTTGTACATGCATGAATGTTGTCTTCCAAGAGAATTTTCATCTGAGACTGTTCTGTAAAATTCatttcttccatttttttttctaatggtgTTTAACACATAAAGGAGTACTTAAATATGTTTTTCATATATATAAGTAGAGTGCTGGTGCTCATTATTGATGCTATGAAAACATCACGGTATCTAATTTCTCTGGAGAGGGTGTGTTTTATAGATGTGTAAATGAAGTGAACTGGTGCTAGATTCTCATCAAGTCATTTTGTCCTGATGATGGTCACAATATAGGCATTTATGTAGGTAGATAACCTCAGGAATGTCCACATTAAagcaatagttaaaaaaaaaatgcacatttttgtcatcattaactttcccttgtgttgttccaaacacatatgactttctttgctttgtggaacacaaaaagagatattaagAAAAAatttaacctcagtcaccattcacacttACATTGTataaacatgcaatgaaagtgaatggtaaaaaGAAAGTGAACACCTCCTTTTATGTTCCTTTTGAATCATAtgggttttaaacaacatgaggatgagtaaatgataacagaatttgaattatccctttaagtattttaCATTCACACTATAATCTCCCATATGCCATGAAATAATGGATCAAGACCGAAAGCAATACTGTGGCCCTATAATTCAACATTTCAACATCACCAAAACCCATCTTTAAGATACAATATGGCATTGGAGCATATTTAAACTACTGCGTGCTCCACTGGCTTGGTATTGCCTGCATGGTAACTCACAGTTACAGATTATGAATATTCCAGAAAGCTTTGTCGCACATCTgtactgttctgttgttactgacgcaacaaaaatgtattaaaaccaCAACTGTCATACCTGtccaattctttttttatttttttaaaattttttttacaatgattaTAAATTAAAGTATGAATGTATATGTGAAATTAGGAAATTTTTAGGGATGAATTTACTGCTATGCTTATATCATATGGGGTGTGCTATTACATTTAAAAGCGTTTTGATTAACAATTTTCACTTGGCAGGAAATTTACATTGAATGAGGTACCTGACCCAAGCCCTATCTAAGGACAAGAACatcctaacaaccactcagaatacctaaGCAACCAGATAACAATGCCCTGGtgaccacccacaacaccctggcATCGTGGCAGTGAAGTTTCCACAagcacatttattattattttttattttgttcagaaAATGATAAAATCTTGTTCAGAATTATtctcaaaaaatttgtttttcccTTCAATATTGTAAGGTCTTTTTGAAGGTTTAAAAGGTCTGATGTTTCACTTTTCAACTAATGCTGcaacattaatatttaatatgcTATTCCCATAGGCCATAGCTGTGAAAATGTGGCTTTGCATCTATTGTTCTGGAGTTCATTGTGTGTTACGCATGTCTGTCTCTGCAAAGTGTTAAATGATTGTCaaagtttatacattttatatgatTATCAAGTACTGATGAAGGACAGCTCTATTCTGTTCCATTGAAATTTTTCATTCCTGTTTGTAAGCAGTGTACTTGGCTGTCAATGTGTTCCTGAATTGAAAGCCTAATCATCCTCTATAAAATGATAATACAGATGAGCCCCCTCATGGGAGGACCATATCAACAGATGTATGAAAATaatagagacattattcaatgccATGTCTATTTCTGTTTACCTCATTTGGCCGTGCATTCAGGCAATGATAATTTGATGTGTGGTGGGAATGCAGTAAGTGTTGTTATTTGAATTTTATATGTGTGATTTGAAGCAAATAACACTCTACATCTGACACTTTCATTAAGTTTGACAGGTTTTTAAGTTCCTGAAAGCAGTGATAATTTCACATagagatatatttttttaaaaggcttGATAATGATCCATCAAATCAAATAGAAtcaactggtcaaaatgtttggaAGTAGCATTACGGTCGGTCTATATTCTATAGGGTATATAATAATACCACATCAAGTAGCACTGATATACAGTAGCTGTATATCagtgctgtatactgtatactggcaCCTTTCTTCTAGAAGTTTTTTTAGATACAGCCAATCAGGACTGCAAAGTATGAACACGTCCCTTTATTTTTATTCAGCAGCAACTGTTCATTTGAGTGGATATAATATCTTAAAATTGCTGAGCTTGACTTTGGTTTTTAcagttttgtcctcaagggggCTCCATAGGCCTACAGTCAATGTCGCAGGTGTTTTTTTGGTGCTTCTTTTTTTAACCAGAGGATTTCTAGATAAAATGGCTCTGCTGATACATAGTTTAAAACTAATACCTAACTAGTTTCCAGCTGATTTTCAAGAGTCCCTGTAAATCCCAAGAAGTCCTCGCTGCGGACTGTAGCACGATGACTGTGTGGATTTCATCTACTACATCACTTAATTAAAGACATGTTTTGATGG
This Myxocyprinus asiaticus isolate MX2 ecotype Aquarium Trade chromosome 20, UBuf_Myxa_2, whole genome shotgun sequence DNA region includes the following protein-coding sequences:
- the LOC127411359 gene encoding transmembrane protein 229b; the encoded protein is MVTMATTVTPEPLTALSRWYLYAIHGYFCEVMFTAAWEFVVNCNWKFPGVTSVWALFIYGTCILIVERMYLCLRDRCNVLLRCIIYTLWTYLWEFGTGLLLRQFNACPWDYSEFKYNFMGLITAEYALPWFCASLIVERLVIRNTLRLRFDEAAEPFQAEEHLDRGGEGRGGGERRGRGATSANGYVKVD